The genomic stretch ATACGCCATCAAATGATTAGGTTATGCAGTGGCATATCCTTCAAAGATTGAGGATTGGCAAGATACCGCTCTTTCTAGTCATTGAAATGAAAAATCTTCTACTTCAATGATGATAATTGGATACCTGAAGCTGCAAATCAAGTGTACCTCTATCATGTCTCAATCTCTGTTAAGTGGCTCAACTCTATCCTGCACAGCTAGGCGCTCTGAGACATCAGCAAGTGACTTGAGGTTACACTTTATTAGAGCCTCAACAAAAAAACATGTTTCATCCTTGGTATTTCCCTCTGGCACGTCCACCACAAATGATTCAATAACCAATGTCCCTGGCCTCCCATCAATAACCTCTGGATGAACAGTGACGGTTGACATGTAGTTCTGCAGAATTTTTCACTACCCTTGATATACACATAGTAAAGAAAAAAGCACAAACAAGACAAGTTTGGCCAAAGAAGCCATGAAAAATCAATAGAATCTAAATCCTGTACGTGTAATTTGCAGCTGATGCAGCTAATTGCGTAGAAACTAGTCACCATAAACATGTTCGCTCAAATGCACAAAAACTGTAATCATGGCACAGAGTTGCATATGAATTGGAGCATCTataactcttttttttgtttattttaagtGTAAGTGGGAGAGCTTGAACCTGGaacctctcacttacactcaATCCTCCCCAAATCTGCACATGCCAGAGCATTTCAAGTTACGATTCTCACAATGTTCTAAAGCACTGTAGGTGACAAGGACCTCAGTGCGTTCTCTCGAGAATGAATTGTGTATCAGTTATAATACAGTAGGTGACCGGCAACACataaaaacagaaagaaaaaaaaaactaatacaactaaaaagatttttaaaaaaatgcattCATGGACTATTCATGCTGAAGAAAAATAGCTGTTCACAGCAATAAATATTACACCTCAAGTAGTGAATGAAAATCAACAGTCATCTAACAAACGTACAAAATACAGCCGACTGAATACTGAATCTCCTAAATTCCCAGGTCACAATATTTCCCCCCAGTTCACAGGTAATTGTACTGGAAAACATGAAGAGGTTTCAAGATAGAATGAGGAGGACAGTTTTTCAGCATGAGACCACCTTATTACCTAGTAAACTCCTCAAGGCAATACAAAACTCAACCAACAAGTGTTTTACTGGCTCAAGAGAAAACATAGAAAGAAAGATACTTACATTAATATAGTCGATTTAGACTGCCATGGTAAATCCCGATGAAATTGCGTATCATCAGTAGTCAACTTGTATTCTCCTAGTCACATTTTGAATTTGCCAAACAGAGAAGAATCTATAAAGTATAGTACCTTTAGCCTGTGATCTCCACCTACAATCCGCATGCTAAAGATGTGCTCCTCATCATCCAGAAACTCTAATCTTTCAGTGCTAGTGGTAGCTGGAAGTCCAGACTTGACATTAACTTCTCTTACACTCCCGATCTCAAGATCACCCTGCACCACGCACCTGCTCACAAAGGGCTTGTACCTTTGCGGTTGATCAAACCTCCTTACTAGAGACCACACCTGAAATGCCCAATAGCTAGCTCATTTATCCACTCCCCACAGGAAAAAGAATCAGAAAATGCCAAGTTTACCCTGTTAATGCTAACAGTATCGATGTGTAAAACTTCCAAGAAACTAGCTAATCGTTGAAGTTCCTGCTACATACTGCAGGAGCGCACAAGCTCAACTACTTAGTCCTGACCTCTCCCCCTTCCCCAAGtatcataaaaaagaaaaaaagaaaaaaaggaaagatgAGTAATTTTTGCAGGGGAAAAGCCTCAAGATTATCGTTGCCTGCATTATCTCTCACGCTTTCGGTATCAGTGAACAGAAAAAGCACTGCTAAGTGCCAGTAAGCATTAATATGCCAAAGCGTCGGACAAACTAAAAATCCAAGGAGACGATGATGAAAATAAAGTAATCCCAGATCAAATTCGCTcaaaaaaatcccaaataaaaatcacaaaaagatTAACTGCCCGTAAATCAGGAAACACAGATCCAAAGCCCAACTGAACAGTTTTATATAAGcatagaccaaaaaaaaaaaaagaatcaagagCCCCTTTGACTTACAAGGTGAACTGGGGCTTTAATATGTTTAACAAGAGACGACGAGCATTGGTTGGCTTTGACCTCATGCATGTGATGCCTTCTGATGTGCTCATCTTCCATTCCAGTTCCTTTTTCGCCACTCATTATGCTGAACATAATCACTACTAATCAAACAATAAGCAATTCCGTAAGAGATTATTTCCACCGACAGAAGCAGGAACTTGAGTGGATTTTGCGTGTTATCGGATGGGATGAAGAGAAAGGGCAGAGGGAGTGGATGTTTGCGGTAAAGTCAGCCCTGGAAGGGTCCAAAATACACCGCCATTGAAACCTCCCCTGGCTTTAAATAAATAATGGGCCTAAAAAGTGTGAACAGAagtgctctctctctctctctctctcatccaCATCTCATTTCCATTTTAtgtaataaataaaaagaaaaacttaattGCCTACTGCATTAATGGCTGCAATGTCTGCTGTTTCTTGTTATTGGCCAGATGGATTAAACTAAATTTCTCATTGCCTGCCATTGTcctttttcatataaaaaaattatttatagtGATGGGATATAGGTGAcaagaaacaaataattaaaaaatgtgttaaggaaatattttaaaaaattttcctctAATCTTTggaagtttttcaaaaataattaaaatattttttaaattatcatTTTACCTCACACGTATATTATTAGAGTACTTATTTTTAGTACTTTGGCTTTGCCTAGTATAATATACTCGGGGAGTTTGGTAAGAGTTTATTCATAATCATTTGGTTGTGGACAAATCAAATGAAATCGGCTTACGACTTAGTGCTCGTCAAATATTAAACTTGACTAAAACGTTCGGTTAGTATTTGCctttggatagtgtattatttgaaatattatttggaataattactgtagcattttttgtgatgtgatgtatgtgagataaaaaggtggttggaaatataaaaggtgggttggaaaatgtgtctatgatgcaagcgaaatattatttgggataattgaggtatccaaacaaacccgcATTAAACACGACCTGAGGAAGCGGCCGTCGCCAAATTGCCTTGGCAATTAGTGAAAAGGTTACCCTACTCTGGGTTTAAGGTTCTCCGCCGCACTTCCAGTTATCAATTGGCTGGATGGTGTTGATTTGTGGACTCCATCTTAGATTGTGCTTTGCACCAGGATTTCGATTAACTCTGAGtgttaatttaattttgttgtGTTTGTTCCTTAATTTCgattgttgaaaaaaaattagtgaaaaGGTTAAAAATTTACATGTAAATAATGAGGCGGCTCAAGTCCAAATTGCCTTCCCTACGCGAACAACAAAATTTGACGACAATTTTAAGTTAATTAAAGCATGAAATAAAAAGGTTTGGCTAATACTTATACtgttgaatattttttttaaaaaaaagaggcaTGGAGATGGAGGGTAACCCCTTTCAACCATATTAACTTGCGTTGGCTAATTAAAGCGTCGATTGTTACCCATCTTTCGACCCTACCTACATAAGCCctcccttatttttttttcccaataagCCCTCCCTTAAGTAGAACTTGAAATGATGTGAGGACTGAAAGCGCGTAGTACCAGTTACCAAATGATCCACGCGACGAAGGTGAAAGGTCTGCCCAAATATCTTACAGATCGAATAATTTATTCTGTTCACGCCTTTCATGCGACGCTTCTTCTctttcaaaagccaaaattAGGACTTGTATCATGTCAATAATGGCATTCCACTAGTAGTAGTAAACATCAAAATTAGCTTGACCAagtgtttcaaaaaaaaaaataaaaaaaaaaattgcttgaTCAAGAGTCTTTGCCCGAGCTGTGGCCAAGTAGAATGATGTCATTTAGCCTCCGAGAGCCAACTTAAGTTGTAAGGACATTGATCGTACGGTCTTTGATTCAAACCCTTCATTTTGAGTTTTACTGATCGTCTTTCTTAAGGTTTGAAAATCTCCCATTAGAAGAAAAATGTTGTAGCATCATTTTATTCAGAGATTAACTTTGATAAAATCATTgagttcccaaaaaaaaaaaatttttgacaaaGTCTAGTTGAATTTGGAACTCAAAAATGTcattattttggaaaaaaattttcgTTTTGTCTTTTGTTTACATTAACTAGTGCAAAATTGTAGCCATCTCGGAGATCATGCAAGTGCCTCATAAATCCGGTACTTCACAAGATACAACTTTTTCCTTCTTCTAGGATTTAACAAAgagtaaattttttatatactaTTAGTATATATACTATCACAGTTAGATGAATGACACGTaagtaaattttgaattttaaattcaaattttacacatATGTTATATACAGTATTTAATAGTGATAGCATTTACACTAATGCATATTAGATTAACTCTTTAACAAAATCCTAGACTTGTAAATTGCAACTGCGTACGTAAAGAaaatttgctggaaatttcATTGGGCCGACCCAAATGAAAAGCTCCTCAGTTTGCAAACGGGCCCAGAAGGCGATCTTCCCGGACAATAATTTCCCGCCAGTACTGCTCCTCGCCTTCATCGGCCTCCCTTTTTCCCGCCATTCCGCAAATCTTCTCAATCGATTCGCTTCTCAGAGTTCAAAGCTCCTTCTCCATTCCTCAGCTCGCCAACCCCACGCGGATCGTAAGTTTTCTTCTTCGTTTCTGCAATATCTCAAAGTTTTAATTACAAAAATCAGTATATATTAAGTAGTagtaatattttaattttccttagGGCcaggttttctttttctttacaaTAACCCTTTTTGCATATCATCTGTGAAAATAGTGTGACGAGTTTCCTAGTCATGGCTGGAGAGGGAGCTGAAAATGGAAGAGACGATATGATTATTGATGGATCAGGAGCTGATCAGCAGAGGCAGAATAATTTAATCTTTGATGGAGTCAACGTGAATTACCTCAAACTTTATTACGGTAAGTTTTCTTCGTCTTAGAATATGAATGTTCATTTCTTAATCTTGAACAAGTTTACTGCTTTTAATCTATCATCGATTATGCATAAATTCGAGAATTGTATAAATCCCAGTGCCTTTTTGTTCCTTGCCTTAGAGCAAGGATTCTGGATTTAATTTTTAGTGCCTCCATTCCCTTACCTTCCCCATCCTACTTCATCCTTCCCACCTCTCTCCCGTTGAAAGATTTCTTTTttcggaaaaagaaaaacctaTTGTCTACCGGATGCTTCCTTATATAGTTTCTGTCTGTGGCAGGGAAGCTTTTTCCTCATGCTGATGTGTTTAAATGGATGTCGTATGGGAACGGTATGCTGGATATCTTAACCTACAGGTTCCCCTTTTTGTTGGGGGAAAAAAGAGATACTGTATCTTTTCTTTTGAAGAACTCACAGAGTTATGTTTTGGCTGGTTAGATGGGAAGCATCCCGGGTGCGACCATTCATACTTCGGGCGCAGAGAATTCTCCTTCACCTTGGATAATGACATATATTTGCGGTTTCAGTCTTTCAGTGGCTTGTCTGAAATGGAAAATTCTATAAGGGAAAAATGTCCCTTTAAAATTGATATTGGCCCTGTTTACAGTGTGGATGTAAGATTTCTTTGCTTTGGTCCTGTTTTATTGGTAAAAATGTCCATTTGTTTACATTCTGGGTACGTATGAGTTATGACATATGTTGCAAGCGCAATATGAGAATGCAATGAATGAATAGCGGAAGACTGGAAATCGATGTTGTTTTTATCAAAACATGCTTGAGGCTTCTTTTATTTGAATGCTCAGTACCATCCTGTACGCATGAATGAGTCATCGGCTTTTCATTTAGCATTTTATGTGCTTTCTCGTTTCCTGCAGCCTGCAAGGAGGCATGCCTATGCACAAGGGAGTGATAATGTCTTCACTCCAGTCGAGAGGGAGCTCATTTTTGATATAGTGAGTTGCTTAATTTTACAATTTAAGACTGCATAGTTGGAATCCCCAGCCATTTGACATCTCTATGATACAGGATATGTCTGACTATGATGACGTAAGATATTGCTGCTCAGGGGCCGATGTCTGTTTGGATTGCTGGCCATTGATGACAGTTGCTATTAAAGTTCTTGATTCTGCCCTTAGAGGTATTCATACTGTTTTCATCTATGATCTGAGTATGTTCTCTGCTCATCCTTAAAGCTGTCATTTCTGGCATTTATATGTTAAGAGAAATTTCTTTTCCATTATCACTATTGTATTGCGGCTCATTGATATGCTAATTGACagtgtttttttgttttttggtacTCTTTGTTCACTTTCTGATGTAGTATATGATCTTGCGAACTGCCAATTTTTAACTGGTTGAATAATATTTGATCCTTTTTGTCCTGTCAAACagtattttcttcctcttcagagcggttttcttttttttttttttttgtgagtgCTTACTTTCATTTCATTGGAACTTGTTTTCAATTTCTGTTGAGGTTCGAATTTTTTCTTATAATCTCTTAGATACTGAAATTATATACTAAAGAATTTTTTGTGGATTTATCTACAAAAGAATATAATCTGTTGACCAAATATCATATACTACAGTATCCTAATTTCACTCAACTTTGTCCTGCAGATGACTTTGGATTTAATCACATCCTCTGGGTGTACAGTGGTCGACGTGGTGTGCATTGTTGGGTGTGCGATGGAAAAGCTAGGAGGTAATGCTAACATTTGAGAAAAGTAAAGGAAATTTAGACTTGTAAATTTGCTATTCACCAATTGAGGTGTGCCTTATATTGCTACTACACCAGGTTGAATAATGAACAGAGGGCAGCTATTGCAGATTACTTTCGTGTGTATAAGGTAATCCATACCTATCTCAGATCTCCAGTGATTCTGGATTATTTTTTCTTAGCCCAAGATCTAACGAGCACATTTTTCTGTTCAGGGTAATGAGAATAGTCATAAAATGGTTTCTCTATTAGGTCAAGCACTTCATCCCTTCCTTGTGTAAGTGCATTTGTCATTTTCTTATGATAGGTAATCAAGTGATTTTCTATATCTATTTGCATCTTTGTGAATTAGTCCTCATTATTTCTCTGCAGGAGAGCACACAATGAAgttctgaaaattttcttcGAGGAAAAATTGCTTTCCACTCAAAATCTATTATTAGATGAGGACCGATACGAGAAGATTCTAGGAATGATTCCTGATGAATGTATGTGTATTTAAATATCATTGGAATTCATCTCCTGGTCCTCGTTCTGTTGTGTTATGGGTAACCCTTCCTCAAGCACTGGGAAGTTGTGAAACAGAATGTTTATTTTGCAGCCATTACTTCAGAGCTTCGTGGAAAGTGGGCTGACAATAGGCGCTCAAAAGAAGATATTAATGTTGTCCGCTGGCAGCAACTGAAGCACATGCTGCAATCAGGGAAACAAAAGGTCAGTAGGTCAGAGTAAAGGAGCTGCAGTTAGCTAAAGCTAATTCATGTATCCTGCTCCTTCTATGTACTCCCAGTCTGAAGTTACCGATAAACAATCAAATCTTGATTGAGTAAATCAAAATGTACTTTCCTTTTCCCGTTTCAGTTGCATCTTCGTCGGTGTGTGGAAGAGatagttttttcttttacatATCCAAGGCTTGACATGGAGGTCTGTAAATTCCCCCTACCTCTTCGACATATTTCCTTGCTAATCACCTTAACTTCTTCTGTTCCCAACCTGAATGAATCACTGAAATGTATCAGGTTTCAAGACACATGAACCATTTGCTAAAGGCACCCTTCTGTGTACACCCAAAAACAGGTTTGCATTAACCTTCAAGATATATAGAAGTTCAGGATTTTATAAATTCTGATGGGTGGTCactttcatttgattttagtattAGAAACCGTGTGCATTGATTGGAAAACCTATCTTTGGACTTTGGGTTTAAACTTTAGTTGTGAAGATATGATACCTGTTGAGCATATGTACTGTGATTCATCTGAAATGCATTTTTCTTGTTTGCAGCTCCTTGACATACAATTCTTGCATcttgcttccttttttttctgcAGGCCGTGTGTGCATTCCTATTGATCCAAACTGCTGTGAAGATTTTGACCCTACTGCAGTACCGACACTTTCCAAGGTAAGCATCAATGTGCAAGAAATTATTCTTCATTTCTACAAAAATTTATTATGGGAATGCTGATAGCCTTCTGTATGCCCCCTTATTTTGGGAGTGGTCAAATGGTTTTAAATAGTTAATTCGTTCTCAAAATAAAAATCTAGTTTTTTATCACAGATAAGTTTCTTATCTATTCATTATCTCCTTACCCAAATATGCAGATCCTTGAAGAACTTAATACGGAAGGTTCAAGAAAGGAAGGTGACAATGGTATGCTTACAGAACCAGAGATTCTATGAGTGCTCTTTGATTTGGTTGATGAAAGTTAATCTAGCATGCATCCCAGAATGAATAATTATTTCTGGCTCTTCTTAATTGCCTAATTATTTAGAATAAATGTTATGTTCATTGTGAATTAGATGGCACACAATTGCTTCAGGTTGGTGTTTCTTCCTTTTGTCATTAGGTGAATTTATCTGGAATGACCATGATAAAACTTGAAAACTGTCATGGCTTTTAAACATCTTCACATTTAGTAGTATATTCCATTCAAGATAGTTGTCTAATGACTCCAAGTCTTTCCAAACTGGAAGGTCAGATATTAGTTATACATTATGGTAATTCTTGGTGGCAGAATGGGATAGAAC from Coffea eugenioides isolate CCC68of chromosome 8, Ceug_1.0, whole genome shotgun sequence encodes the following:
- the LOC113779628 gene encoding DNA primase small subunit; this encodes MAGEGAENGRDDMIIDGSGADQQRQNNLIFDGVNVNYLKLYYGKLFPHADVFKWMSYGNDGKHPGCDHSYFGRREFSFTLDNDIYLRFQSFSGLSEMENSIREKCPFKIDIGPVYSVDPARRHAYAQGSDNVFTPVERELIFDIDMSDYDDVRYCCSGADVCLDCWPLMTVAIKVLDSALRDDFGFNHILWVYSGRRGVHCWVCDGKARRLNNEQRAAIADYFRVYKGNENSHKMVSLLGQALHPFLVRAHNEVLKIFFEEKLLSTQNLLLDEDRYEKILGMIPDESITSELRGKWADNRRSKEDINVVRWQQLKHMLQSGKQKLHLRRCVEEIVFSFTYPRLDMEVSRHMNHLLKAPFCVHPKTGRVCIPIDPNCCEDFDPTAVPTLSKILEELNTEGSRKEGDNEWDRTSLGDSVRYFRSSFLQPLLKSCKEEIESSYSAKLQESKNSLNW
- the LOC113779629 gene encoding abscisic acid receptor PYL8-like, with product MFSIMSGEKGTGMEDEHIRRHHMHEVKANQCSSSLVKHIKAPVHLVWSLVRRFDQPQRYKPFVSRCVVQGDLEIGSVREVNVKSGLPATTSTERLEFLDDEEHIFSMRIVGGDHRLKNYMSTVTVHPEVIDGRPGTLVIESFVVDVPEGNTKDETCFFVEALIKCNLKSLADVSERLAVQDRVEPLNRD